One Flavobacterium sp. 90 DNA segment encodes these proteins:
- a CDS encoding septal ring lytic transglycosylase RlpA family protein, which translates to MRNKKHIILTTLTITFLSCFTYVISQTKPAIESKPPQQDTVKTARPNLIAIPTDSVFTDKGLKLKPYKKNAHASYYADRFNGKKTANGSRFSNSAYTAAHKKLPFGTRIKVTNEANGKFVIVKVTDRGPFVKTRELDLSKRAFMEITKSKGSGAMKVTIETIVE; encoded by the coding sequence ATGAGAAATAAAAAACATATTATACTCACAACACTTACTATAACCTTTTTAAGCTGTTTTACTTATGTCATAAGTCAAACAAAACCAGCAATCGAATCTAAACCACCTCAACAGGACACGGTAAAAACTGCAAGACCAAACTTAATTGCAATACCAACAGATTCTGTTTTTACTGACAAAGGTTTAAAACTAAAGCCATACAAAAAAAACGCACATGCCTCCTACTATGCTGATCGTTTTAATGGTAAAAAAACAGCAAACGGAAGCAGATTCAGCAACAGCGCATATACTGCTGCACATAAGAAACTCCCATTTGGAACGAGGATAAAAGTAACAAATGAAGCTAACGGAAAATTTGTAATCGTAAAAGTTACCGATCGTGGTCCGTTTGTTAAAACAAGAGAACTTGACTTATCTAAAAGAGCCTTTATGGAAATCACCAAAAGCAAAGGAAGCGGTGCCATGAAAGTGACAATAGAAACAATAGTAGAATAA
- a CDS encoding ArsC/Spx/MgsR family protein: MNKIYYLASCDTCRKIIKSLPKDNNLVFHDIKQNPITEAELEEMYKLAGSYEALFSKKAQLYKSMDLKNKSLTEDDYKKYILEHYTFISRPVFIIDEKIYIGNTQPVTLQVQKALEK, encoded by the coding sequence ATGAACAAAATATACTACTTAGCTTCTTGCGACACATGCCGAAAAATCATCAAAAGTCTACCAAAAGACAACAACCTGGTTTTTCACGATATTAAACAAAATCCAATTACAGAAGCTGAACTTGAAGAAATGTACAAACTTGCCGGAAGTTACGAGGCTTTGTTCAGCAAGAAAGCGCAGTTATACAAATCAATGGATTTAAAAAATAAATCTCTGACTGAAGATGATTATAAAAAATACATCCTGGAACATTATACATTCATAAGCCGTCCGGTTTTTATCATCGACGAAAAGATTTACATTGGCAATACACAACCTGTAACATTGCAGGTTCAGAAAGCTTTAGAAAAATAA
- a CDS encoding YicC/YloC family endoribonuclease: MIQSMTGFGKASLQLPTKKITVEVKSLNSKGLDLNVRMPSLYREMELGLRTQISTKLERGKIDFGIYIESTSEQTSTKVNVPVVKNYIAQLKEVYPDADETELMKMAVRMPDTLKTEREEIDENDWEQIQVIIEDALQNILTFRKDEGESLEKEFNLRIGNIRQYMNDALALDPERVQAIKDRLQTAISELQVNVDENRFEQELIYYLEKLDITEEKVRLTNHLDYFLETIKGTEANGRKLGFITQEMGREINTMGSKSNHAQMQKLVVMMKDELEKIKEQVLNVL, translated from the coding sequence ATGATACAATCTATGACAGGGTTTGGCAAAGCTTCTTTGCAATTGCCTACAAAAAAAATTACCGTTGAAGTAAAATCTTTAAATAGTAAAGGTTTGGATCTGAACGTAAGAATGCCGTCGCTTTATCGCGAAATGGAGTTAGGTTTAAGAACTCAGATCTCTACGAAACTTGAAAGAGGAAAAATTGATTTCGGGATTTACATCGAAAGTACTTCTGAACAAACTTCAACTAAAGTAAATGTTCCTGTTGTAAAAAACTATATCGCTCAGCTTAAAGAAGTTTATCCTGATGCCGATGAAACTGAATTAATGAAAATGGCCGTTCGTATGCCTGATACGCTAAAAACGGAACGTGAGGAAATCGACGAAAACGATTGGGAACAAATTCAGGTTATAATTGAAGACGCGCTTCAAAATATCTTAACTTTTAGAAAAGACGAAGGTGAATCTCTTGAGAAAGAATTCAACTTAAGAATTGGAAATATCCGCCAATATATGAATGACGCTTTGGCTCTTGATCCGGAACGTGTTCAGGCTATTAAAGATCGTTTGCAAACCGCTATTTCGGAATTACAAGTTAATGTTGATGAAAATCGTTTTGAACAAGAACTGATTTATTATTTAGAGAAACTGGATATTACTGAAGAGAAAGTTCGTTTGACAAATCACTTGGACTATTTCTTAGAAACTATAAAAGGTACTGAAGCTAATGGTCGTAAACTTGGTTTTATAACTCAGGAAATGGGTCGCGAGATCAATACAATGGGTTCAAAATCAAATCACGCTCAAATGCAAAAATTGGTTGTGATGATGAAAGATGAATTGGAAAAGATTAAAGAACAGGTTTTGAATGTACTTTAA
- a CDS encoding DinB family protein: MNSVFEVQKTIREVLLKVLDNHSLEQLNKIPQGFTNNLIWNIAHCVASHQVLIYKLSGLPMLVSEEFVAKYRKGTKPEGDVSQGEVDEIRALLSSTLDQVQKDFANNIFVSYTEYPTSLGFILKNIDGALSFNNYHEGIHTGIVMSIRKFV, from the coding sequence ATGAATTCAGTTTTTGAAGTACAAAAAACCATTAGAGAAGTTTTATTGAAGGTTTTAGACAATCATTCATTAGAACAATTGAACAAGATCCCACAGGGATTTACAAATAATTTAATTTGGAATATTGCTCATTGTGTAGCTTCACATCAGGTTTTAATCTACAAATTGTCAGGTTTGCCAATGTTAGTTTCAGAAGAATTTGTTGCCAAATATAGAAAAGGAACCAAACCGGAAGGCGATGTTTCACAAGGCGAAGTTGATGAAATCAGAGCGTTGCTTTCGTCTACATTAGATCAGGTTCAAAAAGATTTTGCTAATAATATCTTTGTTTCTTACACCGAATATCCAACAAGTTTAGGCTTTATACTCAAAAATATTGATGGCGCTTTGAGCTTCAATAATTACCACGAAGGAATCCATACCGGAATTGTAATGAGTATTAGAAAGTTTGTTTAA